A window from Pararge aegeria chromosome 6, ilParAegt1.1, whole genome shotgun sequence encodes these proteins:
- the LOC120624206 gene encoding mediator of RNA polymerase II transcription subunit 9, producing MENNTDHTDQNNFSPLTVQEVDVDFLPIVYEIIRSVERDFHDNSAKARESQDCSLKVLELQKKFDIARSQIKRLPGIEYNKQDQLKQFEILRTQLRLKRELLQKYRNMCSFETSFK from the exons ATGGAAAACAACACCGACCATACTGATCAAAACAATTTCAGTCCGCTTACTGTTCAAGAAGTAGACGTAGATTTTTTACCGATTGTTTACGAAATCATACGAAG TGTTGAACGTGACTTCCATGACAATTCTGCCAAAGCGAGGGAATCACAAGATTGTAGTTTGAAAGTTTTAGAATTGCAGAAGAAATTTGATATTGCTCGTTCGcag ATTAAACGTCTACCGGgcattgaatataataaacaagaTCAACTGAAGCAATTTGAGATACTGAGAACACAATTGCGGCTAAAAAGAGAACTTTTACAAAAGTACCGAAACATGTGCTCATTTGAAACATCATTCAAGTGA